The Enterobacter asburiae genome window below encodes:
- the urtC gene encoding urea ABC transporter permease subunit UrtC: protein MSQPLTLTLARKAPRATQLAGSLLVVCLLILPFFALLPATHPLALSTWMLTLIGKILCYAIVAVALDLVWGYAGMLSLGHGIFFALGGYAMGMYLMRQAAGDGLPAFMSFLSWSELPWFWWGTQHFAWALVLIVMVPGLLALVFGWFAFRSKIKGVYFSIMTQALTYAGMLLFFRNETGFGGNNGFTGFTTLLGFSVTETTTRIALFLATVLLLILALGTGFALAKSKFGRILTAVRDAENRLTFCGYDPRGFKLLVWTLSAVLCGLAGALYVPQVGIINPGEMSPTNSIEAAIWVALGGRGTLVGPVIGAALVNGAKSFFTVAMPEYWQLFLGLIFIAVTLFLPRGVYGLFRKGDK, encoded by the coding sequence ATGAGCCAGCCGCTGACCTTAACGCTGGCGCGCAAAGCGCCGCGCGCAACGCAACTTGCAGGCAGCCTGCTGGTGGTGTGTCTGCTGATATTACCGTTTTTCGCCTTACTGCCTGCGACGCATCCGCTGGCGCTGTCGACCTGGATGCTGACGCTGATTGGCAAGATCCTCTGCTATGCCATCGTTGCGGTGGCTCTGGATCTGGTGTGGGGCTACGCCGGAATGCTCTCTCTTGGGCACGGCATCTTCTTCGCCCTGGGCGGCTACGCGATGGGCATGTACCTGATGCGTCAGGCCGCGGGTGACGGTCTTCCCGCGTTTATGTCGTTTCTCTCCTGGAGCGAGCTGCCGTGGTTCTGGTGGGGAACCCAGCATTTTGCCTGGGCGCTGGTGCTGATTGTGATGGTGCCGGGCCTGCTGGCTCTGGTGTTCGGCTGGTTCGCCTTTCGCTCAAAGATCAAAGGGGTCTATTTCTCGATTATGACCCAGGCGCTGACCTATGCCGGGATGCTGCTGTTCTTTCGCAATGAAACCGGTTTTGGCGGCAATAACGGCTTTACCGGCTTCACCACGCTGCTCGGGTTTTCGGTGACGGAAACGACCACCCGTATCGCGCTGTTTCTGGCGACCGTGCTGTTGCTGATTCTGGCGTTAGGCACCGGATTTGCCCTGGCGAAGAGCAAGTTTGGCCGCATCCTGACCGCCGTTCGTGACGCCGAAAACCGCCTGACGTTTTGCGGCTACGATCCGCGCGGGTTCAAGCTGCTGGTATGGACGCTTTCTGCCGTGCTGTGCGGCCTGGCGGGGGCGCTGTACGTCCCGCAGGTGGGCATTATCAACCCCGGTGAAATGTCGCCGACCAACTCGATTGAAGCGGCCATCTGGGTGGCGCTCGGCGGGCGCGGCACGCTGGTCGGTCCGGTGATTGGCGCGGCGCTGGTGAACGGTGCAAAGAGCTTCTTCACCGTCGCGATGCCGGAATACTGGCAGCTGTTTCTGGGGCTGATTTTCATCGCCGTCACGCTGTTTTTACCGCGCGGCGTCTACGGTCTGTTTCGAAAGGGAGATAAATAA
- the urtD gene encoding urea ABC transporter ATP-binding protein UrtD: MQPAEGLFTRQLPGDRYREQTDPVLQLEAINVNFDGFQALTDLSLNIGVGELRCVIGPNGAGKTTLMDVITGKTRPKSGRAIYDQSIDLTALEPASIARQGIGRKFQKPTVFEALTVWENLEIAMKTDKSVWASLRAKLNGEQCDRIDEMLVLLRLSSERDRRAGLLSHGQKQFLEIGMLLVQDPHLLLLDEPAAGMTDAETEYTAELFKTLAGKHSLMVVEHDMGFVETIADHVTVLHQGRVLAEGSLREVQANEQVIEVYLGR; this comes from the coding sequence ATGCAGCCAGCCGAAGGGTTATTTACCCGCCAGTTGCCGGGCGATCGTTACCGTGAACAGACCGACCCGGTGCTTCAGCTTGAGGCCATTAACGTCAATTTTGATGGGTTTCAGGCCCTGACCGATCTCTCGCTGAATATCGGCGTGGGCGAGTTGCGCTGCGTGATTGGCCCTAACGGCGCCGGTAAAACCACGCTGATGGACGTCATCACCGGCAAAACGCGGCCAAAGAGCGGCAGGGCGATTTACGATCAGTCCATCGACCTGACCGCGCTGGAGCCTGCGAGCATTGCCCGCCAGGGGATCGGGCGTAAATTCCAGAAACCCACCGTTTTTGAAGCCCTGACGGTGTGGGAGAACCTGGAGATCGCCATGAAAACCGATAAATCCGTCTGGGCGAGCCTGCGGGCAAAACTCAACGGTGAGCAGTGCGACCGCATTGATGAGATGCTGGTTTTGCTGCGCCTTAGCAGCGAGCGCGACCGCCGCGCCGGGCTGCTTTCGCACGGGCAAAAACAGTTTCTGGAAATCGGGATGCTTCTGGTGCAGGACCCGCACCTGCTGCTGCTGGATGAACCGGCTGCCGGGATGACCGACGCGGAAACGGAATACACCGCCGAGCTGTTCAAAACGCTGGCGGGTAAGCATTCCCTGATGGTGGTGGAGCACGATATGGGCTTTGTTGAGACTATCGCCGACCACGTCACGGTGCTGCACCAGGGGCGGGTACTGGCGGAAGGTTCGCTTCGCGAGGTGCAGGCCAACGAGCAGGTGATTGAGGTCTATCTGGGACGCTAA